GATCAGCATCCCTGGTTCCAGCGTGCGCGGCGGGCGCCGGTGGGATCGGCGGAGCGACAATTTTACGTCTGGAGTGACACGGCGGACCGCTACAAGGACGCGCGCATCATCTTCAAGGACTTCGAACCGTCCAACTGGTCCTGGGATCCGCTGGCGAAGCAGTACTACTGGCACCGCTTCTTCGCGCACCAGCCCGATCTCAACTTCGACAATCCCGCCGTCCACGCCGCGATGCTCGGCGTCGTCGACTACTGGTTCGGCCTCGGCGTCGACGGGCTCCGGCTCGACGCCGTGCCCTACCTCTACGAGCGCGACGGCACCAACTGCGAGAACCTCCCCGAGACCCACGGCTTCCTCAAGAAGCTCCGCGCCCACGTCGACGAGCGGTTCAAGAACCGCCTGCTCCTCGCGGAGGCGAACCAGTGGCCCGAGGACGCCGCCGCCTACTA
The genomic region above belongs to Deltaproteobacteria bacterium and contains:
- a CDS encoding alpha-amylase → MRRGQLRDDPQWYKDAIIYELRVRSFVDSNGDGVGDFGGLTSRLDYLQDLGINALWLLPICTSPGKDDGYDISDYTDVHPDVGTIDDFRVFVEEAHRRGIRVITELVLNHTSDQHPWFQRARRAPVGSAERQFYVWSDTADRYKDARIIFKDFEPSNWSWDPLAKQYYWHRFFAHQPDLNFDNPAVHAAMLGVVDYWFGLGVDGLRLDAVPYLYERDGTNCENLPETHGFLKKLRAHVDERFKNRLLLAEANQWPEDAAAY